Part of the Elgaria multicarinata webbii isolate HBS135686 ecotype San Diego chromosome 5, rElgMul1.1.pri, whole genome shotgun sequence genome, TAATTTTTTCCCCATCCATCAGTTACTGTATTTATCTTTTAATGAATGTTTCTATCTTTATCTGTAGTCAAAAAAGAACTAACATGCATGAAATGTCTCAGGCTATTAATGTACGACAAATCCTTGTGTGTACTCTGTCTACTTATTTTCCCCATCATCTGTGGATGTTCATAATCATTTTAAGAACTAGATTTGCTATTTAAGTGAAGGGGAATAGGTATCTGAGACATGGCAGTGGAACTTGCTACAAAATGTAATAGTGTGGAGAGCTtctattccatttccccctctgcccaattttaaTCTCCCAACAAGCACTTGGCATTCTATAAacatggagcatgctcagtcctcactgggcccTCATGCTTTGTTTGGTGGAGGGAAAACACTCCTTCAGGGTTAGTTTCCTAAATattgtttgtatttctgcaaacattGGACTTCGCCTGAACataccttcctcttgtttctcagtggccccttTTTGGCCAAAATCCTGtaagttcactattagagggaatgatttTGTTAATGGTGTCCCTGAGGCTTCTAATGCAAATTAGCCTATCAACCAGGAATGGTTTCAGCATCCCAGCTTCCTTGCTCCAAATGGCCTTATCTATGTTAAACATATAGTAGGAAACAGgaactaataataatatatcaggaactaataataataatatatcagaaTTATAAAAGATGTATTTATGCCTCTGGTAAGAATTAAAAGAGCTGAAGCCAGAATAAGTAAAGACAAAAATGTGGAGATGGAGGTCATCTTATAACACCAACAGAGCAGCCACTTTACTGAAAGACAGTTATGCTAAAGGTAGGCAAGATTGTGTCAAACTTGTTTAAATCTTTCTGGAGCAGCACGCTATCTGAACCTGTATCGCCCCCTAGTGATAAATACACAAAAGTCTTTACAGGCCAGGAGCTTCTGGTAACAATTTTAAAGTGGTTAATGAGGGTTTTCAATAACCACACTAATTTTCTGTAACTTTTTAGATCTTAACCATCTTGCTTCCCTTATCTGGTTTAATAAAGTGCTTTAAGATGTGTCCAAAgaaaaacatgctaagccacggtggttaagcattttgagcgaagtattatggcttagcatgttatgtgaaccatgacttagcttgtcatgagaaccattcctaaccatagtggctacaaaACCACGGTTTAACCACGTTCactaaaccatttgctgcaaaaggtttagcggcccaaccatggcttagtgtgttggctGAACAAACTCCTTGACATATTCATATATCAGAGTTCTAAGCAGAGTGATAACAGTTAAAATGATTTAAcatttcttgctatgtcaattaTTTAAACTCTTTATTTAAATCATATTTTAGAAGTATTTATTATtgtgttaattgttttaatttttgtaagctaCTTTGAAATCATTGATAAAAGGCAGTATTATGAATAttttaactaaaataaaataaaataaatgagaagaGGGGGACCAGACAGAAAGACAACAGTTATACTATGAATCAGAGGTGATGGTGGATTGTGGAGATAATTCAACAGAAAACAGGAAAGAGATTACAAACGTGGGTTCAGTGGAGACAGGAACAAATGGTAAAAGAAACACAGGAACATTCAACAGATAAAAAGAGAAAGGCAATTGGTCACTTGCTGTAAAAGATCCAGAAATAGTGTGATCAGTTATAGCTGTCTGACTGGAATGGTTGAGCAGGCAGGTGAAAGAACATACTCTAAGACGGTTAGAGTGCACCAGCAGCTCAGGGTTACCCCGTATCTTCTTAAGGATCAGAAACAGCAACACATGAACCAGTTCTAGGCACTGCATTCCAAGAAAGTTCCCATTGCATGAAGGTGAAGAGCTAGATAAGTGCAtctgcttatttttttttatttattaaggattTTATTATTTCATCTAACCACTGGGCTCAACCCATGTTCTGAGCCACACAGAATATGAGATCTTTATCTTCCTGATAGTACTGAGCCTGAGGAAAGTAGAAATTACATGATAGGAACTAGAAATTTACGACACAGAATGAAATACCCCTATTGGTATTTCATTCTGTGCATACAAGGCAATCCATTATACATGGACGACCCTCCAACTGCAGAGCAGAATAAAATCAGGGCTACAATTAGATTGTTAAAAAGGGAAGGAACATTTGTGCGGGAGGGGAAAAAATACTCATGGAGACCATGCCAGATTAAAAACATTCCTGTTCCAGAAGGCACTAGATCAGCCCTATTTtagtttacttttaaaattgaCTAGTCTTGTAGCTCTCTAGTAAAAACTTTTGCATAACTCCCTCATTAatataagtgggacctgcaagtGCTTAACAGTTTGAAGTTAAAACTGATgttgaagttaaaaaaaatagcagaatATCATTTCCTTATTAAATTATATACTCTAGTTACATGAAATTAAGTACTTTTACTTACCAAACCCATCTATGTCTACATTGTTATCAACCACAACATCTAGAAGAGAGTCCCCAACTTTCCCTTTGGCTGTTAGCTTGTCACCATCACGATTTATGAAGTGCACAGTAACTTTATCTTCTGagctggaaaaaaaattaaaacagcgtCTTCAATCATTTTTACGTATAACTGTGTGAGGGACTCAAAAAGACTGTACAATTTTCTGGAGCTTGGGTAAGCAACATGATAACACAAACTTTCAATATTTGTGAACAGGACTGCTGAACCACTTGCGGGAGAGATAAGCTGGTTGAAGGTTAGCATATATGTGATAAATATGGACTTTCATCTTGAATCCTTTAGTGTAGCTTAAAACTGTCTGTAGTTCACTGTCCAAAACATAATTTGAGATTTCCTAAATTTAAGCTTTTAATGTAATATTTCAGAAATCTGTTTAGTGTGTATGGCTATCAGAATTATAGAAGTCAGCTTATTCTATATCTTTGGCTAAAGAACAGTTatgtattattcttattatttataagGCACATACATTTTCTGTGCATTGTACAAAGATCAAAATCCATTCCAGTTCCTCACTACAACCTCAGAAGTCCTAACACACATGAtacagaaggaaaaaaggaatggAGAAGAAGACAACCAAACTCAGGCACCAAACCTATATATTAATATTAAACTCATTCTCTTGAGTTCCAATTctgatgtagccaaaacagcagcatccatgtaCAACAGGGAGACATAAGTAGACTTGAGGAAACCCCCAAAAATCTTTTAGAAAAAAACTTTAGTAAAAAGCTGTaagggactccccccccccggcctcagTACAATGAGGGCCAGAGAATACTGTGCTTGGTGGGGGTAgggtttgtgggtggggggtATGGAATGGAATGACACCCTGACTAGGACActtcacactgcaatattttgttgcaagtcccacttgtTCATAAAGTAACAGTTCATCTTTGGATCCAAAGGCAAGTTAACTTAGTGAGGTTTATCGATGGAAAGTTCTCTGCCCACTCTTCACCCACATTGTTCAGGAGCCTCCCCGACCCGCCAGCCCTCTGGTTCCAGCAGTTACAAGTGGCAACAGGGGAGAGGAGATAGGTTAATTTAAAGAAGCctatggaaggaaagtttcctatCGTAGGATCCAAACCATAATAATTTCTAATACTTCAGAATGTATAATTATGCCCACGATTCAAGAACCTCAAAATGATAATACAAAGAACAGAGGCAAATAATCAACAACGTCACATGGTTCTGCTTTTGCTGAACTACTGTTCAGCATCAGTTTGTCCATGGGGGAAACGCCATGCTTTAATACTTTTCAATATAAGCAAACTTCTTGCACACAGAAAACGAACATGCTGGGGAGAAGACTGCACAGAAAAATCTTTTCTTGGCATGCCAGCATGCTATATGAAGgcaggcttttttgtttgtttgttttttgaggagAGAGGCATTCTGCTGcattctgaaagcactgtcctatGAGCTGCTGTTGATCATGCAGGTAGGgtcaaaaacaaagaacaagagaTAAGTTTAATAACTAACAtctaaataaatttaaagaacAATCTTTAGATATGGATTTTCTGTATGGGGGTATTTTTTAGGCATTGTGGATGAATAAAGTAATTGAAATGTGTCAATTAAAATCTTGAGTTTGTGGTTTTACAGTGGTCATACTTTAGTCTCTGACCCACCTGGATGCAACAGTGTAAATCTGAAATCCAATTAGACCACTGAATTAACAAATCAAATCGTGCTTCCAGAGCTCAGTTGACCAGCCTTTTCCAGCGCTACAATTTTATTTAAGATGTATGACCTGCCTTATCAACCAAATATTATTCTAGATGGTATCAAAAAGACAAAACATGGTTCTAAATTACATATGATTGTTTCAGTAGTAACATTCTTTAGCAGCAGTATGTGGCATAATTTATTATGATGCCACATTTAATTCATGTCAAATGTGTCCTCAATCCAGTCCACCCACAACTTTCCCCTGAGGACAGCCACAAGCAGTTCTCAGGAACAAGGATGCATTCCTTTAGATATAATCAGCGATGAAAGACTGACCTTGTTTATCAGCAAAATTCAGTGAAGTATATGCTAATTTGATTCTTAGTTAAGTTCCTGAATTTCTACAAAGGCTAAAataatagcattttaaaatactgaattatcatgcacacgcgcgcgcgcacacacacacacacgcaccgaGGACCTTTTTGCTTATTGTGTGGTCCCTGGGATTCTTCCTACAGCAAGATGAGAACAGACTTCAAGACGACTTCAAGTTCATGCATTCCCCTTTGTACCTTCCTACAGGAAGATATGGGAGATACTCAATTTAAtctaatttgcataggaaaattttCCCATTCAAGTTTCTCTAGAAAACTCACATCACTAGTCAGATACAACTCCCTAATAGTCTAGGCAATACTTAAATCATTACATACTAAACAAAGTTCTAATTTGACTACATCCAATAAAATAGGGACTGGATACTTGTGTAATTTATAATTAGGTCCAATCAGATTTCAAGGTATCCATgggttactactactactacatccaATTAGATACAATGGTGAGTGCTCCCATGGGATGGCTGTGACTTCCATGTTGGCAATGACtgtgtttttataatgtattagTATTAATCAGGATACATGTCATCATGCATCATGCAGTAACTGGTAACTCATTAAAATAAGAGTATGTAACCCTTGTATATTCTTGTTTGTTCagctagaacagtggttctcaacctgtgggtcacgaCCCCTTtagggtcgaatgaccctttcacaggggtcgcctaagaccatcggaaaacacatatttccgatggtcttaggaactgagctacataattttgctacataacagtagcaaaattacagttatgaagtagcaacgaaaataattttatggttgggggtcactaCAACATGAGGaattgtattaaagggtcgtggcattaggaagattgagaaccactgagctagaATAAATAGCATATTTTGGCTCATCAAACCtttgggaggaggaagagtgTCAAAGGGGTCTTTGCAGAGTTCTGGTTGACCAGGTAACTGGATTTTGAAGGCAACGAAAAATaattagatagacagatagataagacaaaagagaggaaataGGTTCTCTAGGCTCTCTAATAGGTTCTCTAAATAGTTCCCTGACTCTGTGAGAGATGGGCCTCTGGGCCCTCCTGGTCTTATCAATGAATTCTGCTAACTCGCATTCCCTGTACTACTGGTTATTCACCTACGAAACAGACAAAAGGGCAGATAAAGGATACAAAGTAACACAAACAGTTTAATTGCTGGAAGAGGGCAACCACAATGATCAGGAGGCTGGAGCACCTTTCTTTTGGCAAAAAGCTACATCATTTGGGACTTCTTAGTTGGGAGAAAAAAGTGAATGGGAGGATGGGACATTACATAGGTTTATACAATTATGCACTGTGCAAATCAAGGATGGgtcacttgtggccctccagatgttttgctctgTACTTCCCGTTACccctcatcactggctatgctggctagggctgatgggagttgtaggccaaaacatctgaagggccatagtttcccacccctggtgCCGAGAAAGTGAAAATGTCcctgcctgtttttttttttattggtgctcttttttaaaataactgttaATGTGTTatcctttttatcttttattgtttactacTATGGAATCTGCTTAGATGTTTAGATATATAaacgttgtaaataaataaaacaaaaatcttgGGTAAACTGATCCTTACTTCTAAGAATCTGTCATCCTCAGGCCTCATAATTTAGCTTGCAGGGGTGACTGAAGGAGCTAAACaaccttcttttcctttttcttacgTTTTCTATTCTATTCTTCATCCCCAGAATTCTTCAGTGTGCAAGGGGAGGCCCTGTACACTGATATGACATTATTTGAGGAAGGGATGGGATAAAAAGTGAACCCGTTATTCTCCCCTCTACtcgtttatcctcacaacaatcccatgaggtaggtcaggcggtgtgtgagagaaagaaataTGAGAgtaattggcccaaagtcacccaggcagAATCTAcggtactgctttaaaatggtttataacagtactgacaacccATGACactctccatatacagttttcaaaccattttcaaagtgttacatcctgctcgGTGTCGCTctggccccagtgagcttcacggttGACACTTTGGAAGGGGCATCCTACTGCTATGCTCTTGGGCTGAAGGTGAAGCCACAGCCGCCCTAGTGCAAAGTTTACCTGCCCCTTCAGAGCAGGGGGACGATGAAGGGAGGGAGCGGAGGGGACGGGAGAGGAGGGGCGCGAAACCTCTCCGAGAGGACCCCTGCTCTGAGGGGCGGCTGGAGGGCGTGTGGGGAGGCGAGGGGGGCTCCTCGTCCCCCGAGCACAGGGCATTCCCCGCGTACCTGAGTTGTACCAGGGCCGAGGCGTGGAACAGCCGGCCGGGGCCTAGGTTGGCAGCGCCGCCCCAGCTTCTCCCTGTCCCGCCACCACGCGTTGTAAGGAGCCGACGGCAGGAGGAGGCCGCAGCCACCCGAAGCAGGGCTCCCGTGGCGCCTGAGGTAGCCATGCCGTCAAGACAGGCAAGGGCGCAGGTCACGGAGGCGGCGCTGGGGTCGAAGGCGACGGAAACAGGCCGGGCGACTTCCTCCTCGCTCCGCTCACGCCGACTAAAGTCGAAAGGCCGCCCGTTTGCCCAACCGGCACCAACTGCGGCTATTCTCGTAGCCTCGTACGCCGACAGCGGAGGCGGCCGCTTTCGAATGAGGCGCCGCAAAGTGCGCAGGACCAGCGCTTCCTTAGCGTAGGCGTCGGATTACGGAAACTGCACAAACGCAGCGTGCTACGAAGAATGCGCAGTCATGGGGCGGATGGCGGCTGCTTCGGCTATTGCTCGCTTTTGCTCTTTCTGGCTCTCTCCGCTTTTACCAGATTCACCTTACAGCGGACGTTCCCGCTCAGAGAAggcggggacacacacacacacacacacacacacacacacacacacacacacacacacacacacacgcataactagactggcctactttacaggattgttgtaggGATTGTTGAGATAATGTGCAAACCCAACACTGTATAGCCGTAGCcaatgtaggctggtggctccgttttcggtggggctgtgtatccatcctgagtttcagtcagaaacaaccagaactctaaaggagctatccaaagtgccgAATCATATc contains:
- the FDX1 gene encoding adrenodoxin, mitochondrial; protein product: MAAAAVSVFPPYQSRWRLCRLSGHARAGTGARALRRAEGAALNSEALVLRTLRRLIRKRPPPLSAYEATRIAAVGAGWANGRPFDFSRRERSEEEVARPVSVAFDPSAASVTCALACLDGMATSGATGALLRVAAASSCRRLLTTRGGGTGRSWGGAANLGPGRLFHASALVQLSSEDKVTVHFINRDGDKLTAKGKVGDSLLDVVVDNNVDIDGFGACEGTLACSTCHLIFEDHIFEKLDAITDEEMDMLDLAYGLTEKSRLGCQICLKKSMNNMTVRVPETVADARQSMDMSKTS